One part of the Magallana gigas chromosome 5, xbMagGiga1.1, whole genome shotgun sequence genome encodes these proteins:
- the LOC105322022 gene encoding quinone reductase has product MYRQYLRERENMSSGGKLKVLLILGSIRDGRQGLRVAKFMRRKLEERNFDVKFFDPVEMKFPLITQPVHFYGPERKGAPAILVENEKFVKDADAYVIVSAEYNHNVPPALTNLLDAFPCSAYSYKPSGLVCYSMGQFGGMRAAMALRAITGELGCLSVSNIFGIPTVQNAFDEEGNPKNDHMESGAKKMLDQLEWMATAMKNHREKVGVPS; this is encoded by the exons ATGTATCGTCAATACCTCAGGGAGAGAGAAAACATGTCCAGCGGGGGAAAACTCAAGGTGCTTCTCATCCTGGGCAGTATCAGGGATGGACGCCAGGGGCTGAGGGTAGCGAAATTTATGAGGAGGAAACTGGAGGAGAGAAATTTTGATGTCAAATTCTTCG ATCCCGTGGAAATGAAGTTCCCATTAATAACCCAGCCAGTACATTTTTATGGTCCCGAAAGGAAAGGAGCCCCGGCAATTTTGGTCGAAAACGAAAAGTTTGTAAAAGATGCGGACGCTTACGTCATAGTGTCGGCGGAGTACAATCACAATGTGCCCCCGGCCCTGACCAATCTCCTGGACGCCTTCCCTTGCAGCGCCTACTCCTACAAGCCTAGTGGCCTCGTCTGTTATTCCATGG GTCAATTCGGGGGAATGCGGGCAGCCATGGCTTTGCGCGCCATCACGGGAGAGCTAGGGTGTCTCAGTGTCTCCAATATTTTCGGAATCCCCACCGTGCAGAACGCGTTCGATGAAGAAGGGAACCCTAAAAACGACCACATGGAGTCGGGGGCTAAGAAAATGCTGGACCAATTAGAATGGATGGCTACAGCCATGAAGAATCACCGAGAGAAAGTGGGCGTGCCCAGTTAG
- the LOC105322035 gene encoding sorting nexin-10 produces the protein MDKSAEDPVHIDVCVRNPFTHNTWEKGRFTSYEIAIQTTVKSFCLQCSITRRRFKEFEWLHKCLKHHHPLENPPALPPKKFFGERFDPSFIAFRMKGLEEYLKQLLQQDLYLSDEALHLFLQSNLSTAEIDKFLSGKIPSEAIEQLWKCKGDKSKCPCFGGSNHSCQREDEEIPYMNDDNDSLSESESKSNESDIEASMSETEYPCVTLVLPNSRISPMDKLRNKTPLQFSNTNNTENSDDLSSMNMVQIDSVDSSHSINGETQ, from the exons ATTGATGTATGTGTGAGAAACCCTTTCACCCACAACACATGGGAAAAAGGAAGGTTTACCAGTTATGAAATTGCTATTCAG ACAACAGTGAAATCCTTTTGTCTGCAGTGTTCAATAACCAGGAGGCGCTTTAAAGAGTTTGAATGGCTACACAAATGTTTAAAGCATCACCACCCACTTGA GAATCCTCCAGCGCTTCCTCCCAAAAAGTTTTTTGGTGAACGTTTTGATCCATCTTTCATTGCTTTTCGAATGAAAGGTCTCGAGGAATACTTAAAACA GTTGTTACAACAAGACCTGTACCTGTCAGATGAGGCTTTACACCTGTTCCTTCAAAGTAATCTAAGTACAGCAGAAATCGACAAGTTCCTGAGTGGGAAGATACCCTCTGAAGCCATCGAACAACTCTGGAAGTGCAAGGGAGACAAATCTAAGTGCCC GTGTTTTGGTGGTAGCAATCATTCCTGTCAGAGAGAGGATGAGGAAATTCCCTACATGAACGACGACAACGACTCCCTCAGTGAGAGCGAGTCTAAATCAAACGAGAGTGACATTGAGGCCTCGATGTCAGAGACCGAATACCCTTGTGTGACCTTGGTATTACCCAATTCAAGGATCTCCCCTATGGATAAACTTCGCAATAAGACACCCCTGCAGTTTTCTAATACAAACAACACGGAGAACTCGGATGATCTGAGTTCTATGAACATGGTGCAGATAGACTCGGTTGACTCGTCTCACAGCATTAATGGAGAAACTCAATGA